Proteins encoded in a region of the Mycolicibacterium neoaurum genome:
- a CDS encoding FAD-binding protein: MTGGEANRRGVEDHDEFSYGNGDSYEWDDEADVVAVGAGPAGLACAIAAASADLDVVVARSAPTVQEDHGGVRGWLPRLDDPATDAYFDALSAELPTAEEPDLARTAVHLAERPDATRRRAIDTFVGSRLWDWAATCLGSPFGVLFTRVSYWPTRSMRDADGTAIDVAVLGEVVTPGQTLGDWLDAAAADQGIEVSEHSTLQRLVFGEDGWVDGVVLDTPAGAWAVRARVGVAITGTQTVPLAQHLDAGDRIGLVGRRAGRFGRLEVLREIEPPSVP; the protein is encoded by the coding sequence GTGACGGGCGGCGAGGCGAACCGCAGGGGTGTCGAAGACCATGACGAGTTCAGCTATGGCAATGGCGATAGCTACGAATGGGATGACGAGGCCGACGTCGTTGCTGTCGGTGCCGGACCGGCCGGTCTGGCATGCGCCATTGCCGCTGCTTCGGCCGACCTCGATGTCGTGGTGGCTCGATCCGCACCGACGGTTCAGGAGGACCACGGCGGCGTCCGTGGATGGCTGCCGCGGCTGGACGACCCCGCGACCGACGCGTACTTCGACGCGCTGAGCGCTGAGCTACCGACCGCTGAGGAACCGGATTTGGCGAGGACCGCGGTCCATCTCGCAGAGCGCCCTGATGCCACGCGCCGTCGCGCGATCGACACGTTCGTGGGGTCTCGGCTCTGGGATTGGGCGGCAACCTGTCTGGGTTCGCCCTTCGGTGTCCTGTTCACCAGGGTGTCCTACTGGCCGACCAGATCGATGCGCGACGCCGACGGGACGGCCATCGATGTCGCCGTACTGGGCGAGGTGGTTACGCCGGGACAGACCCTCGGAGACTGGCTCGACGCGGCTGCCGCCGACCAGGGGATCGAGGTCTCCGAACACAGCACATTGCAGCGCCTCGTGTTCGGTGAGGATGGCTGGGTCGACGGTGTGGTTCTCGATACCCCGGCGGGGGCCTGGGCAGTGCGGGCCCGTGTCGGCGTGGCGATCACGGGCACGCAGACCGTGCCGCTGGCGCAGCACCTCGATGCCGGTGATCGCATCGGCCTTGTCGGCCGGCGAGCGGGCCGGTTCGGCAGGCTGGAGGTATTACGCGAGATCGAGCCACCCTCCGTGCCGTGA